Within the Marixanthomonas sp. SCSIO 43207 genome, the region ACAAGGAAGTGAAAAGTTATCTTTACGTATTAACCTAAGCACACCACTATCTACCTTTGGGGGTGGATTAAATACTCCTGGTTTTACGGTAAATAAATATTCTGCATCATAAAAGGCTTGGGTGAGTACCGAAAGAATACCATATGTTTTACTGCCTTCTTTTTCACAAATACGCTTGGCTACTTCCTTTTGAAACATACCTGAAAATTCAGGAATGCTGTTTCTGTGCTCAAGTGTTTTAAATACAATTTGTGTTGAAATATTATAAGGGAAATTACCAATTATAGCAAAAGGCTTATTGTTAAATAGATTGTTTAATTCGGTTTTTAAAAAATCTGCTTCTATAATTTGAAGGTTGTCTTCGGGATATTCTTCTTGCAAATAAGCTATAGACTCTGTGTCTAGATCCATTGCTAGTACATCAATTTCTTTATGAATAAGGTATTTGGTGAGTACACCCATCCCAGGGCCAATTTCCAATACATGATTATAGCCGTTTAAGGTAAGGGTGTTGCTTATTTTTTTGGCGATGGTTTCATCGTGTAAAAAATGTTGCCCTAAATGTTTTTTTGCGCGTACTGGTTTACTCATAAGTGTTTAATGGCCAATTAAAATTGTGACTTGATATATAAAATACTGAAGTTTTTAAAGAAAAATAAGTTTAGAGCTTTTGAAAAAAAAAGGTTGATATTCAGCTTTTTAGGTATTTCATCGAAAAAATAGAACATTATATCAAAAACACGTAAGAAAATTCTTTAAAAACCTGTTTTTGCTTTTATCTTGCTCATTCAATGAGTTAAAAAGTGCAATGGTCTTATTGAGGAGTGAGCATCATGCACATCTATAAAAGTCTAACAGTCATTAGGTTGTTAGGCTTTTTTTATTGCTCACTTATTACTTCAAGCTCTGTTCTAAAAGCTACAAACTTTCCCTCAAAAGGTTTGCTTTGTTCACGTAATGTATCGGCATTTTCTTTATAATATTTCTGAAGCATCTCTTTGCTTTCTGTGCGGTATTGCACCGAATAGGTAATGCCGCCCATTTCTTCTTCAACTTGTACACGCGTCATAAGTGCTTTTTTAAACTTCCCGGTGTCTAGCATTGCCGGGATGTGTTTTGATTTCATCCAGTCAAGCCACTCATCATGAATGCTTTCGTCAATATTTATAGTTACATTATATATGTACATAAAGGTATAAGTGTTTTTTAATTAATAGCATCACCGCGTAGGGTTCTAAAACGTTTTCTAGCTTCTACAAAGTAAATGCTGTCTGCAAAGTTATAGATTATTTGTTCGTACAGTTCTTTTGCCTTCTCTGGTTTTGCCAATTTTTCTTCATACAGCTTTGCTAGTTTAAAGTAAGCATTGTCGGCTAAAATTTCATCAGGGTATAACTCGATTAACTTTGCATAATTAGATTCTGCCTTTTGCAATTGGTCTGTTTTTTCAAATAATTCGGCTTGTTTTAATAACGCTTCATCTTCTATTTTTTCGCCTTTATGATTGGTGAGTATATCATCTAATTGTTCAATGGCTTGTTGGTCCTTATTTTGAAGCGCCAACAAATCTGCTCGGGCATATTTTTTTAAGGCAATTTGAGTAGAATCTTCCAAAGAGTTGTCTCGTATCATTAAACTAAGCTCCATGGCATCATTGGCTATAAGTTGTGAAGCTGATTTGCGAAGCACGTCTAGTTGAATTTGAGCCCACTCAAAATCTCCTTTATAATAGCTGGTTTTTGCAACTTTAAACCTTGCTTCTTGTGCCAAAACATCACTTTTTACCTTTTTCTGAATTTGAGAATAATAGATTAACGCTTCGTTAAAACGTTCATCAAACACTAGAATATCTGCCAGTTCCATTTTTATTCTAGCTTCTTGATATGCAGACACATTGTTTGATAGTAAGCTTTTTAAATTTGAGATGGCTTCTTCCTTTTTTTCAGCGTTAAATGCCAAAAAATGATTATAATCTATTTGTAAAGCATACGTTTTTGGACCAGTACCAAATTCTGCCAAAATAGATTGAAACTTCTTTTCAATAGTTGGGTACTCCTTTTCTGAAGCTGTTTGTAAGGCAATCTTCATTAAATATTGATGTCCTTGAAGTTTAGCTTCGGGTGTATAGGAGTTTTCTATTATAAAGTTCACCACCTCTTTTGCTGTTTCATAATCTTCTTCGGCAATAGATACTATAGCGAGATTTGCAATACCACTTAGGTCTTCACCCGTACGTTTATAAATAGCTTTTTCTTGTGTAAAAGCTTTTTTAAATTCTTTTTGCTGAATAAACAACCAACTTAATAAATCATTATAAACAACATCTGGATTGCTTTGAAGTTTTTGAAGTAATACTTTCCGAAGAATAGAATTAGCTTCGGTTGAAGGGTCTTCTTTCACAAAACTGCTGAAATTACGCTTAGCGCTGGCTTTAAAAGAAGGGTTTTTTTCAATCAAATCAACATAACGAGAGAACATTTCTTCTAGCTTCCCTTGTTCCCCGTAAATTTGTGCCAATTGAATGTTATAATCCTTATTGGGGTCATTTTCCATCGCTTTTTCATAGGTTGTGATGGCATATTCTAGCAGACTATATTTTGTAAATGCTTTACCTACTGTGTAAGAATAGTTGGGGTTTTCAACAGTAAAATCTATTGCTTTATTATAATTAATCGCGGCAAGGCTATCTTGCTGTTGTAAGGCATAATTATAGCCTAACTCAACATATAGCTGAGGTCTTTTGAGACGGTCGTTAAGTTTCTCTTTTAATAACTTTTCTGAAGCTTTAAAATCTTCTAATTGTTGATTTACTTCAACTAGTGCAATAAAAAAGTCAATTCTATTGGGCGTTCTTTCAAATAATTTCTCATAAATAGAACGTGCTTTCTCAAACTCTCCTTGCTCAAAATAATTTTTGGCCAATGCTTCACTTTGTGCAGAGGCTAATGAAAAGGTTATTAAAAAAAAGAATGTACTAAGTATGCGCATGGGCTAAAGATACTGAAATGTTATGGTACTACCAGTACAAAAATAACGCCAGTTATAGATCAATAATATATTGCAGCGTGATTGTCAATAACTCCTTAATATCTGTACCTTTGACTACAAAGCTATAGCACTATGAATATTTCAGTAGAATTGACACTTACACCCATTCAAGATGATTATGAACCGGCTATTATTAATTTTATTACAAGCCTTCGTAACTCGGGGTTAACTGTAAAAGAAAATCCATTAAGCACTCAAGTGTATGGCGATTATGATACTGTTATGAACCTTCTCAATAAAGAAATGAAAACAGCTCTTGAGGCAGTAGAAAGAGGTTTGTTGTACATTAAAATTGTAAAATCTGACCGAAGCGACTATGAACCCCATTTTTGAGTTTTTATTTGGACAATATAAGGGGTATGAAACACACCAGATAATATTAGAAATTACAGCTGTTTTACTGGGGTTAATTTCATCGATTTACTCCATGAAAAATAGTATTTGGGTATATCCCACCGGGATAATTAGCACCGCTATATTTGTATATTTATTATGGCAATGGGGTTTGCTAGGAGATATGATTATTAATGCATACTATTTTAGCATGAGCATTTATGGATGGTACATTTGGACCCGAAAAGTTACCCCAACTCGCTATACACCAATTAGCAAAACAACAAGAAAAGAGCATATTGTTTCAGCAGGAATTTTCATTAGTACTTTGTTTTTTATTTATATCGTTTATCAAATTTTTGATAGATGGAACAGCTGGACAGCTTATGTAGATACACTTACTACTGCATTTTTCTTTGTAGGAATGTGGCTGTTAGCAAAACGTAAGATTGAGAATTGGCTGTATTTATTAATAGGGAATATAATAAGTGTACCGCTTTACTTTTATAAAGGATACACTATTAGCAGTATACTATATATTGTGTTTATATTTATATCAATTGCAGGATATTACGCATGGAAAAAACGCTTAAACAATCCACAGAACAAGGGAGTCATAGCATAAAAATTGTGCTTTACGGTCCTGAATCTACCGGAAAAACAACTCTTTCTCGTCTACTGGCTCAAAAATACAAAACACAATGGGTGCCAGAATATATGCGTCAATACCTAGAAGATAAATGGGAAACATCACAAAAAACAATTACCCAGGACGATTTAATACCTATTGCAAAAGGGCAAATAGCTTTAGAAAATAAAGCTGTTAAAAAAGCAAATACATATTTGTTTTGTGACACCAATTTACTGGAGATACAAGTCTATTCAGAATATTATTACAATGGATACTGTCCCACCCAAATAAAACAAGCTGCAGATAAAAACTCATACCATCATTACTTTTTAACCTATATAGATGTACCTTGGGAAGAAGACAAGTTGCGTGATCGTCCTAATGATAGATTAAAAATGTTTTATATTTTTGAAGCAATGCTTCGCAAAAAGCAAATCCCCTATACAATTTTAAAAGGCTCTGTTGAAGAACGAATGAAAACTGCTATACAAACCATCCAAAAACTTAGTGCTCACTAAATTATGTTACAACAACACGACTTAAAACAAATAGAAGACCTAAACGTATCGGTAGAGGTTGTTGCAAAACAACTAGAAACCTTTGCCAGAGGAATTCCCTACTCAAATGTTGTGACAGCAGCATCAATAGGAAATGGTATAGAGCAAATTTCAGATGAAAACCAACAAAAACTAATTCAATTATTTGAACGAGAAAAAAAACAATTAGAATTAGTAAAATTTGTCCCAGCTTCTGGAGCAGCTACCAGAATGTTTAAGTTTTTATATCAATTTTTGGAAGACTACAATCCCGAAGAAGAATCCTTAAACAAATTCTTGAAAAAGGGAAAATATGCTTCGGTAGATACGTTTTTAAAAAATTTAAAAAGTTTTGCTTTTGTAAACGATGTACGCAAAACGATACGTGATATCTATCCAGATTACAAAACCAGTAAAAAAGGAAAAAGAGCTCAATATTTTGTAAAAGCCATGCTAGAGCCTGACGGACTTAATTTTAAAAATTTACCAAAAGGTCTGGTTCCTTTTCATAAATATAAAAAATATTATACCACAGCCTTTGAAGAGCAACTTTATGAAGCAGCTTTTTATGCTTCGGCAAAAGATAATGCCTATTTGCATTTTACATTTTCAGAAAAGCACTTATCAAAATTTAAAAAAGAGTTTGAAGCAGTAAAAAATAGGTTAACCAAGCTTACCAAAACCAATTTTCATATTTCTTATTCTTTTCAGAAAAAAGAAACCGACACCATTGCAGTAGATGAAAATAATAAGCCTTTCAGAAATGAAGAAGGGAAATTAATTTTTAGACCTTCAGGTCATGGAGCTTTGCTTGAAAACCTAAATGAGGTAAACGCAGACATTGTATTTATTAAAAATATTGATAATGTCATTATACGTGAGCAAGTTGAAGAGGTTGCTCATTATAAAAAACTATTAGCCGGTAAATTGCTTTGGGTACAACAAAAAGTGTTTTCATATCTAGAAAAACTTTCTGCAGAAACTATTTCAGAAGAAGAAATAAAAGAAATAAAATCATTTTTATGGAATCACCTTAACTGCAAAAACCTACCTGAAACTAAAGACGCGCTTTTTAAAAAATTAAATAGACCCATACGTGTTTGTGGTGTTGTGAAAAATACTGGAGCACCCGGTGGCGGTCCATTTTGGGTAAAAGCATATAATGGTGAGACTACCTTGCAAATTGTAGAAAGTGCCCAAATTGATAAAGAAGACACGCATCAACAATCCATTTTACAAGAATCTACACATTTTAATCCGGTTGATTTGGTTTGTGGAATAAGAAATTTTAAAGGTGAAAAGTTTAACCTAAAAAATTACTGTGACCCAAATACAGGCTTTATTTCGCAAAAGTCACAAAACGGGAAACCACTTAAAGCATTAGAATTACCCGGACTCTGGAATGGTGCAATGGCAAGATGGAACACCATATTTGTAGAAGTGCCTTTAGTTACATTTAACCCGGTCAAAACTGTCAACGACCTACTCGAGCCCGAACATCAACCAAATAGCTAGTCATTATGAAAACCGACTTGTTATTAAATGAACTTACATTTAAGGCAATGCGTAGCAGTGGACCCGGTGGGCAACACGTTAATAAAACTGCAAGCAAAGTTGAGGTAAGTCTAGATGTAAACAATTCAGCGGCGTTAAGTACTTCAGAAAAAGACCGTATTCTGAAAAAGCTTACAAATAGAATCTCATCTGAAGGAATATTAAGTCTTCATTCTAGTGAAAGCAGAAGTCAACATCGCAATAAAGCTATTGTAATTGAAAAGTTAATAGAACTTTTAAAACAAGCTTTAAAGCCAGTAAAGAAAAGGAAGAAGACCAAAACTCCCAAAAAAGCTATAGAAAAGCGATTAAAGGCTAAAAAGAACAACGCTTTAAAAAAAGCGAATAGAAAACCACCCAAAATAGATTAATACTACACAATTTTTGTATAGTAATTACACAAGTGTACCACTTTGTTATACAGGCGTTTATATAACAATAAAAACATAAATAACTGATAATAAGAAAGTTGGGTTGTTGTATTTCATAAATACTACTACTGGCATTACTTTTTCACTATACAAGTCAAATAAAAATTGAAATAAGAAATTTAAAATTTGATACTATGAAAAAGTTAATTTTTGCAACCGCAATCGCATTAGGAACCTTAACAACAGTAAACGCACAAAACGCTGCAATCGCTCAAGCATCTGTTGACGAAGCAACAATAACTGCACAAGCAGAGGCTGTTGCACAAGATTTTAAGGAAATTAAACCATCCGAATTACCAAAAACTGTATTAGAAGCCGTAGCGAAAGAATTTGAAGGAGCTACTGTATCAAAAGCTTACAAAAACGCAAAAGGTGAATACAAGGTGGTACTTGCCACAGCTGAAGAAGCAAGCAAAACTGTTTATGCAAACAGCAAAGGTGAGTGGATAAAGAAGCAGTAAGCTGCAGTAGTTAGATTCAATACTTCTGGGATGCCATTTGGCATCCCTTTTTTTATGGTAGAGATTAATCTTGTATCACTTTAATAGTCATAACACTTAATAATAAACGAATTTGTGTGAATTTTACACACAAGTACACAGCTTTTACACACCCCAACAAAGCAAAATTTTTTTTACTGAAACCCCACAAAACGCAATATACCAGAGTGTTATGTGTGTTTTTAAAAATAGTAAGAACCTCTGGCATTACTTTTTCACTATACTAAGTGAATTTAGAAATGAAATAATAACAATAAAACTTAGAATTATGAAAAAGTTATTTTTTGCAACCGCAATCGCAATAGGATCATTAACAGCAGTAAATGCTCAAAGTACAGCAATCGCTCAAGCTGATAATGCAGAAGTAAAACAATCTGTTGAAGCAAAACAAGCACCTGTACAAGATTTTAAAGAAATCAAAGCTTCTGAACTTCCTAAGGCTATTGT harbors:
- the rsmA gene encoding 16S rRNA (adenine(1518)-N(6)/adenine(1519)-N(6))-dimethyltransferase RsmA is translated as MSKPVRAKKHLGQHFLHDETIAKKISNTLTLNGYNHVLEIGPGMGVLTKYLIHKEIDVLAMDLDTESIAYLQEEYPEDNLQIIEADFLKTELNNLFNNKPFAIIGNFPYNISTQIVFKTLEHRNSIPEFSGMFQKEVAKRICEKEGSKTYGILSVLTQAFYDAEYLFTVKPGVFNPPPKVDSGVLRLIRKDNFSLPCDEALFFKVVKTSFQQRRKTLRNSLKTFNLSEKLKEDSIFGKRPEQLSVSQFITLTQKIENDAISTHK
- a CDS encoding AAA family ATPase; protein product: MEKTLKQSTEQGSHSIKIVLYGPESTGKTTLSRLLAQKYKTQWVPEYMRQYLEDKWETSQKTITQDDLIPIAKGQIALENKAVKKANTYLFCDTNLLEIQVYSEYYYNGYCPTQIKQAADKNSYHHYFLTYIDVPWEEDKLRDRPNDRLKMFYIFEAMLRKKQIPYTILKGSVEERMKTAIQTIQKLSAH
- a CDS encoding tetratricopeptide repeat protein, yielding MRILSTFFFLITFSLASAQSEALAKNYFEQGEFEKARSIYEKLFERTPNRIDFFIALVEVNQQLEDFKASEKLLKEKLNDRLKRPQLYVELGYNYALQQQDSLAAINYNKAIDFTVENPNYSYTVGKAFTKYSLLEYAITTYEKAMENDPNKDYNIQLAQIYGEQGKLEEMFSRYVDLIEKNPSFKASAKRNFSSFVKEDPSTEANSILRKVLLQKLQSNPDVVYNDLLSWLFIQQKEFKKAFTQEKAIYKRTGEDLSGIANLAIVSIAEEDYETAKEVVNFIIENSYTPEAKLQGHQYLMKIALQTASEKEYPTIEKKFQSILAEFGTGPKTYALQIDYNHFLAFNAEKKEEAISNLKSLLSNNVSAYQEARIKMELADILVFDERFNEALIYYSQIQKKVKSDVLAQEARFKVAKTSYYKGDFEWAQIQLDVLRKSASQLIANDAMELSLMIRDNSLEDSTQIALKKYARADLLALQNKDQQAIEQLDDILTNHKGEKIEDEALLKQAELFEKTDQLQKAESNYAKLIELYPDEILADNAYFKLAKLYEEKLAKPEKAKELYEQIIYNFADSIYFVEARKRFRTLRGDAIN
- the pnuC gene encoding nicotinamide riboside transporter PnuC; amino-acid sequence: MNPIFEFLFGQYKGYETHQIILEITAVLLGLISSIYSMKNSIWVYPTGIISTAIFVYLLWQWGLLGDMIINAYYFSMSIYGWYIWTRKVTPTRYTPISKTTRKEHIVSAGIFISTLFFIYIVYQIFDRWNSWTAYVDTLTTAFFFVGMWLLAKRKIENWLYLLIGNIISVPLYFYKGYTISSILYIVFIFISIAGYYAWKKRLNNPQNKGVIA
- the arfB gene encoding alternative ribosome rescue aminoacyl-tRNA hydrolase ArfB, giving the protein MKTDLLLNELTFKAMRSSGPGGQHVNKTASKVEVSLDVNNSAALSTSEKDRILKKLTNRISSEGILSLHSSESRSQHRNKAIVIEKLIELLKQALKPVKKRKKTKTPKKAIEKRLKAKKNNALKKANRKPPKID
- a CDS encoding DUF4286 family protein yields the protein MYIYNVTINIDESIHDEWLDWMKSKHIPAMLDTGKFKKALMTRVQVEEEMGGITYSVQYRTESKEMLQKYYKENADTLREQSKPFEGKFVAFRTELEVISEQ
- a CDS encoding DUF4301 family protein, which produces MLQQHDLKQIEDLNVSVEVVAKQLETFARGIPYSNVVTAASIGNGIEQISDENQQKLIQLFEREKKQLELVKFVPASGAATRMFKFLYQFLEDYNPEEESLNKFLKKGKYASVDTFLKNLKSFAFVNDVRKTIRDIYPDYKTSKKGKRAQYFVKAMLEPDGLNFKNLPKGLVPFHKYKKYYTTAFEEQLYEAAFYASAKDNAYLHFTFSEKHLSKFKKEFEAVKNRLTKLTKTNFHISYSFQKKETDTIAVDENNKPFRNEEGKLIFRPSGHGALLENLNEVNADIVFIKNIDNVIIREQVEEVAHYKKLLAGKLLWVQQKVFSYLEKLSAETISEEEIKEIKSFLWNHLNCKNLPETKDALFKKLNRPIRVCGVVKNTGAPGGGPFWVKAYNGETTLQIVESAQIDKEDTHQQSILQESTHFNPVDLVCGIRNFKGEKFNLKNYCDPNTGFISQKSQNGKPLKALELPGLWNGAMARWNTIFVEVPLVTFNPVKTVNDLLEPEHQPNS
- a CDS encoding thiamine-binding protein, producing the protein MNISVELTLTPIQDDYEPAIINFITSLRNSGLTVKENPLSTQVYGDYDTVMNLLNKEMKTALEAVERGLLYIKIVKSDRSDYEPHF